A single Brevundimonas sp. SL130 DNA region contains:
- a CDS encoding efflux RND transporter permease subunit, producing MNQISSWAIKNPIPIILLFLLLTLGGVVGFMGMRINQNPDIDFPLVAVTAARPGSAPAEMEVQVTRLIEDSIAGLSGVRHIYSSVTDGVSSTSIEFELGTDTERATNDVRNAMSGVRASLPQDMQEPTVQRIDITGDALITYVVRSPTMTPEQISWFIDNEMSRALLALGGVGEVNRSGGVDREMRVELDPQRLAAYGVTAAEVSQALTSVNNNLPGGRVTIAGSERAVRTLGAATSLAQLRETLVPLGDGKTVRLDNLGTVEDKWSEPRRLARYNGQEAVTFNFLRSRTASEVKVAEKVREAVKTIDEAHPELTISQVTASVEEIEESYLASLEALLLGGVLAVIIVFIFLRDWRATLIAATAMPMSLIPTFAILGPLDQSLNVVTLLALSLTIGILVDDAIVEIENIVRHMRDGKPPYDASLEAADEIGLAVVATTATIIAVFAPVGFMPGIIGQFFKAFALAACVSVAFSLLVARTLTPLMAAFILKHSHHEDRDPFWMSGYLKALRWSLGNRWKVFIIGILFLVGSIATSVVAKMSFEFMSPGDTARAAFQVELPPGSTLRQTDAVVQQITRKLEARPEVTSVYAAIGGQDVTQANIYADMVPKGDRELSQQAFARVMVDEMKQIPGARIRAGIAQSGGGPGDGTTYTFSILSDDPVALTAAARKVEEEMRGVPGLANVVNSAAIARPEILVTPRPDEAALAGVSAGDISQAVRVSTIGDVDQNLPKYNLGDRQIPIRLQLTEEARKDLSVLETLRVPGNNGASVPLSAVADIEFGAGPATVSRQDRSRIASISAELDGITTGAAGTAVNQLPSVKALPAGVRQVPAGDAEFIQEMLTGFGVAFASGILLMYAVLTLLFKSFAYPITIMAALPLAIGGAFIALAIGGANFSMSALIGVLMLMGIAAKNSILLVDYVIMAEKDGMPRYEAIMDAAHKRARPILMTTFAMGAGMVPIAMGIGADVQFRSPMAIAVLGGLISSTFLSLLYIPAIFTIIDDVAQWARRILHRSTAGQRELAKPRQGPLVE from the coding sequence ATGAACCAGATATCGTCCTGGGCGATCAAAAATCCGATTCCGATCATCCTGCTGTTCCTGCTGCTGACGCTCGGCGGCGTGGTCGGCTTCATGGGGATGCGGATCAATCAGAACCCTGACATCGACTTCCCGCTGGTCGCCGTCACGGCCGCCCGCCCCGGTTCGGCGCCGGCGGAAATGGAGGTCCAGGTCACGCGGCTGATCGAGGACTCGATCGCCGGCCTATCCGGCGTGCGCCACATCTATTCCAGCGTCACCGACGGCGTCTCCTCGACCTCTATCGAGTTCGAACTGGGTACGGACACCGAGCGCGCGACCAACGACGTCCGCAACGCCATGAGCGGCGTGCGCGCCAGCCTGCCTCAGGACATGCAGGAGCCGACCGTCCAGCGCATCGACATCACCGGCGACGCCCTGATCACCTATGTGGTCCGGTCGCCGACCATGACGCCGGAACAGATCAGCTGGTTCATCGACAATGAGATGAGCCGCGCCCTGCTGGCCCTGGGCGGGGTGGGCGAGGTCAACCGCTCGGGCGGGGTGGATCGCGAGATGCGGGTCGAACTGGATCCGCAGCGGCTGGCCGCCTATGGCGTCACGGCGGCCGAGGTCAGCCAGGCCCTGACCAGCGTCAACAACAACCTGCCCGGCGGCCGCGTCACCATCGCCGGGTCAGAGCGGGCCGTGCGCACCCTGGGCGCCGCCACCTCGCTGGCGCAGCTGCGCGAGACCCTGGTGCCGCTGGGCGACGGCAAGACCGTCCGACTGGATAATCTGGGCACGGTCGAGGACAAGTGGAGCGAGCCGCGTCGCCTGGCCCGCTACAACGGCCAGGAAGCCGTGACCTTCAACTTCCTGCGCTCGCGCACGGCGTCCGAGGTCAAGGTCGCGGAAAAGGTCCGTGAAGCGGTCAAGACCATCGACGAGGCCCATCCCGAGCTGACCATCAGCCAGGTCACGGCCAGCGTCGAGGAGATCGAAGAAAGCTATCTGGCCTCGCTTGAGGCCCTGCTGCTGGGCGGCGTGCTGGCCGTCATCATCGTCTTCATCTTCCTGCGCGACTGGCGGGCCACCCTGATCGCGGCGACGGCCATGCCAATGTCGCTGATCCCGACCTTCGCCATCCTGGGCCCGCTGGACCAGTCGCTGAACGTCGTCACCCTGCTGGCCCTGTCGCTGACCATCGGCATTCTGGTCGATGACGCCATCGTGGAGATCGAGAACATCGTCCGCCACATGCGCGACGGCAAGCCGCCCTATGACGCCTCGCTGGAGGCGGCGGACGAGATCGGCCTGGCGGTCGTGGCCACCACGGCCACCATCATCGCCGTCTTCGCGCCCGTCGGCTTCATGCCCGGCATCATCGGCCAGTTCTTCAAGGCCTTCGCCCTGGCGGCCTGCGTCTCCGTGGCCTTCTCGCTGCTGGTGGCGCGGACCCTGACGCCGCTGATGGCGGCCTTCATCCTGAAACACTCCCACCATGAGGACCGCGATCCCTTCTGGATGAGCGGCTATCTGAAGGCCCTGCGCTGGTCGCTGGGCAATCGGTGGAAGGTCTTCATCATCGGCATCCTGTTCCTGGTCGGGTCGATCGCGACCTCGGTCGTGGCCAAGATGTCGTTCGAGTTCATGTCGCCGGGCGACACGGCGCGCGCGGCCTTCCAGGTCGAGCTGCCGCCGGGTTCGACCTTGCGCCAGACTGACGCCGTGGTGCAGCAGATCACCCGCAAGCTGGAGGCGCGCCCCGAGGTCACCTCGGTCTATGCCGCCATCGGCGGCCAGGACGTGACCCAGGCCAACATCTATGCCGACATGGTGCCCAAGGGCGACCGCGAGCTGAGCCAGCAGGCCTTTGCGCGGGTCATGGTCGACGAGATGAAACAGATCCCCGGCGCCCGCATCCGGGCCGGCATCGCCCAGTCGGGCGGCGGTCCCGGCGACGGCACCACCTACACCTTCTCGATCCTGAGCGACGATCCGGTCGCCCTGACCGCAGCGGCGCGCAAGGTGGAAGAGGAGATGCGCGGCGTCCCGGGCCTGGCCAATGTGGTCAACTCGGCCGCCATCGCCCGTCCGGAAATCCTGGTCACGCCGCGTCCAGACGAAGCGGCCCTGGCCGGGGTTTCGGCCGGCGACATCTCCCAGGCGGTCCGGGTCTCCACGATCGGCGACGTCGACCAGAACCTGCCCAAATATAATCTGGGCGACCGCCAGATCCCGATCCGGCTGCAGCTGACCGAAGAGGCCCGCAAGGACCTGAGCGTGCTGGAAACCCTGCGCGTGCCGGGCAACAACGGCGCCTCGGTGCCGCTGAGCGCCGTCGCCGACATCGAGTTCGGCGCCGGTCCGGCCACCGTGTCCCGCCAGGACCGGTCGCGCATCGCCTCGATCAGCGCCGAACTGGACGGCATCACCACCGGGGCGGCCGGCACGGCGGTCAACCAGCTGCCCTCCGTCAAGGCCCTGCCCGCCGGCGTGCGCCAGGTGCCGGCCGGCGACGCCGAGTTCATCCAGGAGATGCTGACCGGCTTCGGCGTCGCCTTCGCCTCGGGCATATTGCTGATGTATGCGGTTCTGACCCTGCTGTTCAAAAGCTTCGCCTATCCGATCACCATCATGGCGGCCCTGCCCCTGGCCATCGGCGGCGCCTTCATCGCCCTGGCCATCGGCGGCGCCAACTTCTCCATGTCGGCCCTGATCGGGGTGCTGATGCTGATGGGGATCGCGGCCAAGAACTCCATCCTGCTGGTCGACTATGTCATCATGGCCGAGAAGGACGGGATGCCCCGATACGAGGCCATCATGGACGCCGCGCACAAGCGGGCCCGTCCGATCCTGATGACCACATTCGCCATGGGCGCAGGCATGGTGCCCATCGCCATGGGCATAGGCGCAGACGTCCAGTTCCGCTCGCCCATGGCCATCGCCGTGCTGGGCGGACTGATCTCCTCGACCTTCCTGTCCCTGCTCTACATCCCGGCCATCTTCACCATCATCGACGACGTGGCCCAATGGGCGCGACGCATCCTGCACCGTTCAACAGCGGGACAGCGGGAGCTGGCGAAACCGAGGCAGGGGCCATTGGTGGAGTAG
- a CDS encoding cytochrome c oxidase subunit 3 has protein sequence MADAHAAPHHDYHLVPPSPWPLLSSIAATIMFIGAVIWMKGLAPAENGPIAANFLAEGRQGVFFAGLAGVLISAFGWWSDVIKESKAGDHTPVVSIGLRYGMILFIASEVMFFVAFFWMFFDMALFHESRALTPEIGTWADTAKAWSTWPPQGVEVLSPWQLPLLNTVTLLLSGCTVTWAHHAIQVGDSKGAKIALVITVILGVFFTSVQAYEYHHILHEHLFFNEEAVNSGLYGSIFFMATGFHGFHVLIGTIFLAVCLIRLLAGDFTPQKHFGFEAAAWYWHFVDVVWLFLFAFVYVVFG, from the coding sequence ATGGCCGACGCGCACGCCGCTCCGCACCACGACTATCACCTCGTGCCGCCAAGCCCATGGCCGCTGCTGTCGTCCATTGCGGCGACTATCATGTTCATCGGCGCCGTGATCTGGATGAAAGGGCTGGCGCCGGCCGAGAATGGGCCGATCGCCGCCAACTTCCTGGCCGAGGGACGCCAGGGGGTGTTCTTCGCCGGACTGGCGGGGGTGCTGATCTCGGCCTTCGGCTGGTGGTCGGACGTGATCAAGGAATCCAAGGCGGGCGACCATACGCCGGTCGTGTCGATCGGCCTGCGCTACGGCATGATCCTGTTCATCGCCTCCGAGGTGATGTTCTTCGTCGCCTTCTTCTGGATGTTCTTCGACATGGCCCTGTTCCATGAATCGCGGGCGCTGACGCCCGAGATCGGAACCTGGGCGGATACGGCCAAGGCCTGGTCGACCTGGCCGCCGCAAGGGGTCGAGGTTCTGTCGCCCTGGCAGCTGCCGCTGCTGAACACCGTGACCCTGCTGCTGAGCGGCTGCACCGTGACCTGGGCCCACCACGCGATCCAGGTCGGCGACAGCAAGGGCGCCAAGATCGCCCTGGTCATCACCGTGATCCTGGGCGTCTTCTTCACCAGTGTTCAGGCCTATGAATATCATCACATCCTGCACGAGCACCTGTTCTTCAACGAGGAGGCGGTCAACTCGGGCCTGTATGGCTCGATCTTCTTCATGGCGACGGGCTTCCACGGCTTCCACGTCCTGATCGGCACCATCTTCCTCGCGGTCTGCCTGATCCGCCTGCTGGCCGGGGACTTCACCCCGCAGAAGCATTTCGGCTTCGAGGCGGCGGCCTGGTACTGGCATTTCGTGGACGTGGTCTGGCTGTTCCTGTTCGCCTTCGTCTACGTCGTCTTCGGTTGA
- a CDS encoding DUF983 domain-containing protein — translation MIEDGPEDLETARDEGSSRAVVVCDTPVRAAMRGRCPRCGQGALFAGFLKVRPACAVCGLDYATIQTGDGPASFIIQIAGFVVGFSALVVEIKFHPPMWLHLIVWLPLVVALSLALMRPGRGLMIGLQYRNQTAPSTAARSPSPDPLRSTEEDL, via the coding sequence TTGATCGAAGACGGTCCTGAAGACCTCGAGACGGCGCGGGACGAGGGATCGTCCCGCGCCGTCGTGGTTTGCGACACGCCGGTTCGGGCGGCGATGCGCGGACGCTGTCCCCGGTGCGGCCAGGGCGCCCTGTTTGCAGGCTTTCTGAAGGTGCGACCGGCCTGCGCCGTCTGCGGCCTGGACTACGCCACCATCCAGACCGGCGACGGACCGGCCAGTTTCATCATCCAGATCGCCGGGTTTGTGGTCGGGTTTTCGGCCCTGGTGGTGGAGATCAAATTCCACCCGCCCATGTGGTTGCACCTGATCGTCTGGCTGCCGCTGGTGGTCGCCCTGTCGCTGGCGCTGATGCGGCCGGGGCGGGGGCTGATGATCGGCTTGCAGTACAGGAACCAAACCGCCCCCTCCACCGCTGCGCGGTCCCCCTCCCCCGATCCGCTTCGCTCCACGGAGGAGGATCTATGA
- a CDS encoding SURF1 family protein codes for MRRFPWILTVLTVAALVLLIGLGLWQVERLKWKEGLIAASEAAAAKPPAPLDQVLAEGDLEFRKALIVCPGLASAPYVELQSIHDGEAGVRLISACKPVGAAFSLLIDRGFIADGVSARPRVIETSLPLVLIGEFRSFDPPSGMTPAPANGRFYGRDTAAMAEALKVHGPVRPEAVFAVSPTNPEFALLRPSAPPAAFSNNHFGYALTWFGLAIALAGFYVALFRRRMKKDIP; via the coding sequence ATGAGGCGGTTTCCCTGGATATTGACCGTGCTGACGGTGGCGGCCCTGGTGCTGCTGATCGGGTTGGGCCTGTGGCAGGTCGAGCGGCTGAAGTGGAAAGAGGGGCTGATCGCGGCGTCCGAGGCGGCGGCGGCGAAACCGCCTGCGCCGCTGGATCAGGTTTTGGCTGAGGGCGATCTGGAGTTCAGGAAGGCGTTGATCGTCTGTCCGGGCCTGGCCAGCGCGCCCTATGTCGAGCTGCAGTCTATCCATGACGGCGAGGCGGGGGTGCGGCTGATCTCAGCGTGCAAGCCGGTCGGCGCGGCGTTCAGCCTGCTGATCGACCGGGGCTTCATCGCCGACGGTGTGTCGGCCCGGCCGCGCGTGATCGAGACCAGCCTGCCGCTGGTGCTGATCGGCGAGTTCCGCAGCTTTGATCCGCCGAGCGGCATGACGCCGGCGCCGGCGAACGGCCGCTTCTACGGCCGCGACACGGCGGCCATGGCCGAGGCCCTGAAGGTCCACGGGCCGGTGCGACCCGAGGCAGTGTTCGCGGTCAGCCCGACCAATCCCGAGTTCGCGCTCTTGCGGCCGTCCGCGCCGCCGGCGGCCTTTTCCAACAATCATTTCGGCTACGCCCTGACGTGGTTCGGACTGGCGATTGCCCTGGCGGGCTTCTATGTGGCCCTGTTTCGACGTCGAATGAAGAAAGACATCCCCTGA
- a CDS encoding M16 family metallopeptidase, producing MPGLKTLAVVVTVKGGARWEAEDRSGWSHLLEHLVFKGAGDMAAREIVERIEAEGGTINASTGYERTSFEVRGLDGSLPLAMQVLSDLVFRPTLDPAEIEREKDVVAQEIAEAFDTPDDHVFEMVQTRAFAGQPLGRPILGSVASLKPADKASVETWRARLYSPDRMVVSVSGAVDETELLALAERWFGHAVATPVEAPASALFVGGHAALTRKIEQANLVFQLPALAATDPALSSMRLFGEILGGGMASRLFQSAREERGLAYAIDAYQEPYEDTGVLGIYAGAAADRAKELAQVAAGEVRALAETGPTEKELSRAKAVMKAGLWMSDENPMSRAGRNAAQTLIFGAPRASLSMTEQLEAQTVEDVRAVGARILSGGQAASAVLGPKSAAPAGEAFAAALFGG from the coding sequence ATGCCCGGCCTGAAGACTTTAGCCGTCGTCGTCACCGTCAAGGGCGGGGCGCGGTGGGAGGCGGAGGATCGCTCCGGCTGGTCGCACCTTTTGGAGCATCTGGTGTTCAAGGGCGCCGGCGACATGGCCGCGCGCGAAATCGTCGAACGGATCGAGGCCGAAGGCGGCACGATCAACGCCTCCACCGGCTATGAGCGGACCAGTTTCGAGGTGCGGGGGCTGGACGGGTCGCTGCCGCTGGCGATGCAGGTGCTGTCGGACCTGGTGTTCCGGCCCACGCTGGACCCGGCCGAGATCGAACGCGAAAAGGACGTGGTGGCCCAGGAGATCGCCGAGGCCTTCGACACGCCTGACGACCATGTGTTCGAGATGGTGCAGACGCGGGCCTTCGCCGGCCAGCCGCTGGGCCGGCCGATCCTGGGGTCGGTCGCCAGTCTGAAGCCGGCGGACAAGGCGAGCGTCGAGACCTGGCGCGCGCGGCTGTATTCGCCCGACCGGATGGTGGTGTCCGTGTCCGGCGCCGTGGACGAGACCGAATTGCTGGCCCTGGCCGAGCGCTGGTTCGGCCATGCGGTCGCCACCCCGGTCGAGGCGCCGGCGTCGGCCCTGTTTGTCGGCGGGCATGCGGCCCTGACGCGCAAGATCGAACAGGCCAATCTGGTGTTCCAGCTGCCGGCCCTGGCGGCGACCGATCCGGCCCTGTCGTCGATGCGGCTGTTCGGCGAAATCCTGGGCGGAGGCATGGCCTCGCGCCTGTTCCAGAGCGCGCGCGAGGAGCGGGGCCTAGCCTACGCCATCGACGCCTATCAGGAGCCGTATGAGGACACGGGGGTGCTGGGCATCTACGCCGGGGCGGCGGCCGACCGGGCGAAAGAGCTGGCCCAGGTGGCGGCGGGCGAGGTGCGGGCCCTGGCCGAGACCGGGCCGACCGAAAAGGAGCTGTCGCGGGCCAAGGCGGTGATGAAGGCCGGGCTGTGGATGTCGGACGAGAACCCGATGAGCCGGGCGGGACGCAACGCCGCCCAGACCCTGATCTTCGGCGCGCCCCGCGCCAGCCTGTCGATGACCGAACAGCTGGAAGCCCAGACCGTCGAGGACGTGCGGGCGGTCGGCGCGCGGATCCTGTCGGGCGGCCAGGCGGCCAGCGCCGTGCTGGGGCCCAAGTCGGCGGCGCCGGCGGGCGAGGCGTTTGCGGCGGCCTTGTTTGGGGGATAG
- a CDS encoding TonB-dependent receptor produces MSQRLNRRVRLMSGAAFGAAMLMAVSSVHAQTADTTQADEQAAEVGEIVVTGIRRSIEASISAKANNTSIVEVISAEDIGKLPDVSIAESLARLPGVTSQRLDGRSQAISIRGLGPDFTTALLNGRELVTTGDNRGVEFDQFPSELLGSVVVYKTPDSALIGQGLAGTVDLRTVRPLAYGRQAIALNYRHEWNDIGALNSGTTDSGDRYTISYIDQFMDGTLGVALGYAHMSSPYQSERFNAWGYPTYSDGNLLTGGVKPYVMSSELERDGYMGVLEWRPNDRIHSTIDAFYSEFKNTQVLRGIEFPLAWGGSAGDCTVNVASSLCRPAPSLRSGYTVEDGLIVAGTWDNIKGVVRNDLNKRDSNITALGWNTEFVANDDWTLGLDVNYSKVERKDIILETNAGTGRNINGALDTLGFELTDDGVTRFTSQLDYADPTLIRITSAQGWGGDVIPGGQVGYMNTPSIEDEIKAVRLTANRQLHQSPFKSIDFGLNYSERNKTFVNDQYYIGVPGGGDLFVPSEYLLDPTDLGYLGISQVLSYDALGLVNSGLLDLVRNPNADVAAGNWEVTEKVSTAYVRANIDHELFGRPLTGNVGMQFVYTDQQSNGFSARQVGPGVSETIAVSGGVDYLEILPSSNFILEVGDDLFARFAVARTLARPRMDDMRASQNYSFNVANNIPSAQPDNQSPWGASGGNPGLRPYIADVADISIEKYFANRKGYVSLAAYYKHLESYVYNHSEIVDFTGYPTGGVTPVINQGLSSRPDNGDGGWIKGVEFSVSAPFDIIHPALEGFGGMFSASQTDSEVQPDPNEAPTTMPGLSETVVNGTLYYERYGFQTRVSARYRSDYLGEVAGFGNGRTLRSVAAETVVDAQVGYEFQSGPLEGLSILAQVNNLTDEPFKTFQNGDERQTIDYQSYGRTFAVGMNYRF; encoded by the coding sequence ATGTCTCAACGTCTTAACCGGCGCGTGCGCCTGATGTCGGGCGCCGCATTCGGCGCCGCCATGCTGATGGCCGTCAGCAGCGTTCACGCCCAAACCGCCGACACGACCCAGGCCGACGAGCAAGCCGCCGAAGTCGGCGAGATTGTCGTCACCGGCATCCGCCGCTCGATCGAGGCCTCGATCTCGGCCAAGGCCAACAATACCTCGATCGTCGAAGTCATTTCGGCCGAGGACATCGGCAAGCTGCCGGACGTCTCCATCGCCGAATCCCTGGCCCGCTTGCCGGGCGTGACCTCGCAGCGCCTCGACGGCCGCAGCCAGGCCATCTCGATTCGCGGCCTCGGCCCCGATTTCACCACCGCCCTGCTGAATGGCCGTGAACTGGTCACCACCGGCGACAACCGCGGCGTCGAGTTCGATCAGTTCCCGTCGGAACTGCTGGGCAGCGTCGTCGTCTACAAGACTCCGGACTCCGCCCTGATCGGTCAGGGCCTGGCCGGCACCGTCGACCTGCGCACCGTTCGACCCCTGGCCTATGGCCGCCAAGCCATCGCCCTGAACTATCGTCACGAGTGGAACGACATCGGCGCCCTGAACTCGGGCACGACCGACAGCGGCGACCGCTACACGATTTCCTATATCGACCAGTTCATGGACGGCACCCTGGGCGTCGCGCTGGGCTACGCCCACATGAGCTCGCCTTACCAGTCCGAGCGGTTCAACGCCTGGGGCTACCCGACCTACAGCGACGGCAATCTGCTGACCGGCGGCGTCAAACCCTATGTCATGTCGTCGGAGCTGGAGCGCGACGGCTATATGGGCGTACTGGAATGGCGCCCGAACGATCGCATCCATTCGACGATCGATGCCTTCTATTCCGAGTTCAAGAACACCCAGGTCCTGCGCGGCATCGAATTCCCGCTGGCCTGGGGCGGTTCGGCTGGGGACTGCACCGTGAACGTGGCCTCGTCGCTCTGCCGCCCGGCCCCATCGCTCCGCTCGGGCTACACGGTCGAGGACGGTCTGATCGTCGCGGGAACCTGGGACAACATCAAGGGCGTCGTCCGCAACGACCTGAACAAGCGCGACAGCAACATCACGGCCCTGGGCTGGAACACCGAGTTCGTCGCCAACGACGACTGGACCCTGGGCCTGGACGTCAACTATTCGAAGGTCGAGCGGAAAGACATCATCCTCGAGACCAACGCCGGCACCGGGCGCAACATCAACGGCGCGCTGGACACCCTCGGCTTCGAACTGACCGATGACGGCGTCACCCGCTTCACCAGCCAGCTCGACTACGCCGACCCGACCCTGATCCGCATCACCTCGGCCCAGGGCTGGGGCGGGGACGTCATTCCGGGCGGTCAGGTCGGCTATATGAACACCCCGTCGATCGAGGACGAGATCAAGGCTGTGCGCCTGACCGCGAACCGCCAGCTGCATCAGAGCCCGTTCAAGTCGATCGACTTCGGCCTGAACTATTCGGAGCGCAACAAGACCTTCGTCAACGACCAGTACTATATCGGCGTCCCCGGCGGCGGCGACCTGTTCGTTCCGTCGGAATATCTGCTGGACCCGACCGATCTGGGCTATCTCGGCATCTCGCAGGTGCTCAGCTATGACGCTCTCGGCCTGGTCAACAGCGGCCTGCTTGACCTGGTCCGCAACCCGAACGCCGACGTCGCCGCCGGCAACTGGGAAGTGACCGAAAAGGTCTCGACCGCCTATGTCCGCGCCAACATCGACCACGAGCTGTTCGGCCGCCCCTTGACCGGCAATGTCGGCATGCAGTTCGTCTACACCGACCAGCAGTCCAACGGGTTCTCGGCCCGCCAGGTCGGTCCCGGCGTGTCGGAAACCATCGCCGTCAGCGGCGGCGTGGATTATCTGGAGATCCTGCCCAGCTCGAACTTCATCCTGGAAGTCGGCGACGACCTGTTCGCCCGCTTCGCCGTGGCCCGCACCTTGGCGCGCCCGCGGATGGACGACATGCGCGCCTCGCAGAACTATTCGTTCAATGTGGCGAACAACATCCCCAGCGCCCAGCCCGACAACCAGTCGCCCTGGGGCGCCAGCGGCGGCAATCCGGGACTTCGGCCCTATATCGCTGATGTGGCGGACATATCGATCGAGAAGTATTTCGCCAACCGCAAGGGCTATGTCTCGCTGGCGGCCTACTACAAGCACCTCGAAAGCTATGTTTATAACCATAGCGAGATCGTCGACTTCACCGGCTACCCGACCGGCGGCGTGACGCCGGTGATCAACCAGGGTCTGTCCTCGCGACCGGACAACGGCGACGGCGGCTGGATCAAGGGCGTGGAGTTCTCGGTTTCGGCGCCGTTCGACATCATCCACCCCGCCCTCGAAGGCTTCGGCGGAATGTTCAGCGCCTCCCAGACCGACAGCGAGGTCCAGCCCGATCCGAACGAGGCGCCGACCACCATGCCGGGCCTGTCGGAAACCGTCGTCAACGGCACCCTCTACTATGAGCGCTACGGCTTCCAGACCCGCGTCTCGGCCCGCTACCGCTCCGACTATCTGGGCGAGGTCGCCGGCTTCGGCAACGGCCGCACCCTGCGTTCGGTCGCGGCGGAAACCGTCGTCGACGCCCAGGTCGGCTACGAGTTCCAGTCGGGTCCGCTGGAGGGCCTGTCCATCCTGGCCCAGGTCAACAACCTGACCGACGAACCGTTCAAGACCTTCCAGAACGGCGATGAGCGTCAGACCATCGATTATCAGAGCTACGGCCGGACCTTCGCGGTGGGCATGAACTACCGCTTCTGA
- a CDS encoding alpha-amylase family glycosyl hydrolase — MTLARQWKTPKRAVMMAAALLASTSPLPVQAQAAAPDALTALRQRPPQDEVIYFLLPDRFANGDPSNDHGGYAPERLTSGFDPSDTDFYHGGDLAGVTERLDYIQGLGATAVWLAPIFKNKPVQTHGNYTGAAHHGYWITDFTAVDPHFGDEAAMRALVDAAHARGMKVYLDIVANHTADVIRYRECPDRPCEYRSRADYPYTRRGGLGGAAINAGFDGRDFSRLTRPDYAYSPYVPAGEEKAKVPAWLNDPIHYHNRGDSTFAGESSLDGDFAGLDDLLTEDPVVVQGMIDIFGGWIDKYGIDGYRIDTARHVNPAFWQAFIPAMLERARARGIPNFHIFGEVFDADPAVTARFTRVDAYPAVLDFPFQKTAVEVASGKAGTDALTRLFAADAVYAKGADTAAILPTFLGNHDMGRVGFFVKQTNPTADEAEILARVKLAHALMMFSRGVPTLYYGDEQGFAGAGGYGNSRQDMWAGQTAVYAAEHPIGGRQPAYSTEAPLYTAIAEMARIRAAEPALRRGRQVVRAAGDKPGLFALSRLDEPGGETLVLFNTSSAAVTAQVEVEPGSLRWQAVRGDCTTQASAPASYAVRIPPLDYLICKSAPQ, encoded by the coding sequence ATGACGCTTGCTCGACAGTGGAAGACGCCGAAGCGCGCCGTGATGATGGCCGCCGCCCTGCTGGCCTCGACCTCTCCCCTACCCGTCCAAGCCCAGGCGGCTGCGCCGGACGCCCTGACCGCGCTGCGTCAGCGTCCGCCCCAGGACGAGGTGATCTATTTCCTGCTGCCCGACCGTTTCGCCAACGGCGATCCGTCGAACGACCACGGCGGCTATGCGCCCGAGCGGTTGACGAGCGGCTTCGACCCGTCCGACACCGACTTCTATCACGGCGGCGATCTGGCCGGCGTGACCGAGCGGCTGGACTATATCCAGGGCCTGGGCGCGACGGCGGTGTGGCTGGCGCCCATCTTCAAGAACAAGCCGGTCCAGACGCACGGCAATTACACGGGCGCGGCCCACCACGGCTATTGGATCACCGACTTCACCGCCGTCGATCCGCATTTCGGCGACGAGGCGGCGATGCGCGCCCTGGTCGACGCGGCTCATGCGCGGGGCATGAAGGTCTATCTGGACATCGTCGCCAATCACACGGCCGACGTGATCCGCTATCGCGAGTGCCCGGACCGGCCCTGCGAATACCGCAGCCGGGCCGACTATCCCTACACCCGCCGTGGCGGGCTGGGCGGGGCGGCGATCAACGCGGGTTTCGACGGGCGGGACTTCTCGCGCCTGACCCGGCCCGACTACGCCTACAGCCCCTATGTTCCCGCGGGCGAGGAGAAGGCCAAGGTTCCGGCCTGGCTGAACGACCCGATCCACTATCATAACCGTGGCGACAGCACGTTTGCAGGCGAAAGCTCGCTGGACGGGGACTTCGCCGGTCTGGACGACCTGCTGACCGAGGACCCGGTGGTGGTCCAGGGCATGATCGACATCTTCGGCGGCTGGATCGACAAGTACGGGATCGACGGCTACCGCATCGACACCGCCCGCCATGTGAACCCAGCGTTCTGGCAGGCCTTCATCCCCGCCATGCTGGAGCGGGCGCGGGCCAGGGGGATTCCGAACTTCCACATCTTCGGCGAGGTGTTCGACGCAGACCCGGCGGTGACAGCACGGTTCACGCGGGTGGACGCCTATCCGGCCGTGTTGGACTTCCCTTTTCAAAAGACGGCGGTCGAGGTCGCCTCGGGCAAGGCGGGGACCGACGCCCTGACGCGGCTGTTCGCCGCCGACGCCGTCTACGCCAAGGGCGCCGATACGGCCGCCATCCTACCGACCTTCCTGGGCAATCACGACATGGGCCGGGTCGGCTTCTTCGTGAAACAGACCAATCCGACCGCCGACGAGGCCGAGATCCTGGCCCGGGTGAAACTGGCCCACGCCCTGATGATGTTCAGCCGCGGCGTGCCGACCCTCTATTACGGCGACGAACAGGGCTTCGCCGGGGCCGGCGGTTACGGAAACTCGCGACAGGACATGTGGGCCGGCCAGACCGCCGTCTATGCGGCCGAACACCCCATCGGCGGACGCCAGCCGGCCTATTCGACCGAGGCGCCCCTCTATACGGCCATCGCCGAGATGGCCCGGATTCGCGCGGCCGAACCGGCCCTGCGCCGCGGCCGTCAGGTCGTGCGGGCGGCCGGTGACAAGCCGGGCCTGTTCGCCCTGTCGCGCCTCGACGAACCCGGCGGCGAGACCCTGGTTCTGTTCAACACCTCGAGCGCCGCCGTCACCGCCCAAGTGGAGGTGGAGCCCGGCTCGCTGCGGTGGCAAGCTGTACGCGGCGACTGCACGACCCAGGCCTCGGCCCCCGCCAGCTACGCCGTCCGCATTCCTCCTCTCGACTATCTGATCTGCAAGAGCGCCCCACAGTGA